TAAAGAGTTCATTACTAAAGATTATCCAAGGATGTTCCTCTATTAGTGTCTTTAAACTCTATCCATACCCTATCCACTATAATCCGAGATGAGCCAAAAATGTGTTATACTTTGTTTTGATGAATATATGTGTTTAGCTTTAATGGAACAAATGAAATCCGAAATTTTAAAACAAATTCAAATGACTAAAATTGAAAATTCAAAACAATATAATTTATTTGTTATGAGAATAAAGATTTGCCGTAAAGAAGCAAAAGAGAGTAAATATTGGTTGGAGTTGATAGATACAAACCATTCTGAAAACTCTAATGTTTAGAATTTTGAATTTAGATATTGTTTCGTGCTTCGGATTTCGTGCTTAATTCAGATATTGTTTCGTGCTTCGGATTTTTAAAATTTATTGACAAATAAAGCTATTGACCATAGACTATGGATATTTTAACAGACATTCCGTAAAAATTTAGCAAATTTTAATGTAAGTGCTTGCAAATCAATAGGTTACAAATTTTCTGTCTCATGAATGTAAGTCTTTTATTTTCAAAGGCTTACAAAAAATTACGGAACCTCTGTTAGCTTTTAGCTTTAAGCTTTTCAGTTGTGGTTTTTAGTTTTAAGTTTTTAGTTTTAAGTTTCCTAAGTGGTAAGGATTTTAGAGGGATGGAAGTAAAAAATTTGTTTGACAAAGGCTTTGTTTTTGAATATAATTTGAAAATAAAGATTAAATGTGAGGTGAGAAAAAGATGAAAGAAAGATTAAAAAAGGGAGTTAGCATGGCTACCCAAGAGGGCTTATCATTAAAGAGAAAAGCTATAGGGGTTGTTAAAGAATTATCAAGGGAGAAAGTAAAGGTTGCGGTTGATTTTTTAGATTATCTTAAAGAAAAGGAAGAAATGGAGGCAACCCTTGAAATCTTATCAAATCGTGAACTTATGGCACAAGTAGAGGAAGCAGAAAAGGCTATTAAGAAAAGAAATCTTGAAGAATTTATCCCTTGGGAAAAAGTAAAACGAGATGTATAAGGTTCTTCTTCATAAGAAAGCCATTAAATACTATAAAAGCCTTAATGATAAGACAGCAAGAAAGATAAACAAAGCAATTGAAAAGATAAGAGAAAATCCACTTGAAGGTTTTCATATCAAAAAGCTTAAAGGAAGTCTTGAGGGTAAATACAGATATAAAATTGAGGCTTTAAGAATTATTTACATTGTTAATCTTAAAGAAAAGAATGTTTTTATTGAAGCCATAGGACCAAGAGGGGATGTTTATAAATGACATTTGCTTATGATTATGAAAGAGATTAAAAAACAGTAGTTGTCCTTGTGAATATGTAGAAATCTTGCTTTCCAAAACAAGCTGGCATATTCACAAGGTTATAAAAAAACCTTAAAGGAGGATGATGTAAG
The sequence above is a segment of the bacterium genome. Coding sequences within it:
- a CDS encoding type II toxin-antitoxin system RelE/ParE family toxin, yielding MYKVLLHKKAIKYYKSLNDKTARKINKAIEKIRENPLEGFHIKKLKGSLEGKYRYKIEALRIIYIVNLKEKNVFIEAIGPRGDVYK